One Tenrec ecaudatus isolate mTenEca1 chromosome 12, mTenEca1.hap1, whole genome shotgun sequence DNA segment encodes these proteins:
- the NKX2-2 gene encoding homeobox protein Nkx-2.2: MSLTNTKTGFSVKDILDLPDTNDEEGSVADGPEEESEGPEPAKRAGPLGQGTLEAVPSLPLKNPFYDSSDNPYTRWLASTEGLQYSLHGLAAGTAPQDSSSKSPEPSADESPDNDKETPGGGGDAGKKRKRRVLFSKAQTYELERRFRQQRYLSAPEREHLASLIRLTPTQVKIWFQNHRYKMKRARAEKGMEVTPLPSPRRVAVPVLVRDGKPCHALKAQDLAAATFQAGIPFSAYSAQSLQHMQYNAQYSSASTPQYPAHPLVQAQQWTW, from the exons ATGTCGTTGACCAACACAAAGACGGGGTTTTCGGTCAAGGACATCTTGGACCTGCCAGACACCAATGACGAGGAAGGCTCGGTGGCCGACGGCCCAGAGGAGGAGAGCGAAGGGCCTGAGCCCGCCAAGAGGGCCGGACCGCTGGGGCAGGGCACTCTGGAAGCCGTGCCGAGCCTGCCCCTGAAGAATCCCTTCTACGACAGCAGCGACAACCCATACACACGCTGGCTGGCCAGCACCGAGGGCCTCCAGTACTCCC TGCACGGTTTGGCGGCTGGCACGGCCCCCCAGGACTCGAGCTCCAAATCCCCGGAGCCCTCTGCGGACGAATCACCGGACAATGACAAGGAGACCCCAGGTGGCGGGGGGGACGCCGGCAAGAAGCGGAAGCGGAGGGTGCTTTTTTCCAAGGCGCAGACCTACGAGCTGGAGCGGCGCTTTCGGCAACAGAGATATCTGTCGGCGCCCGagcgggagcacctggccagtctTATTCGCCTCACGCCCACTCAGGTCAAGATCTGGTTCCAGAACCACCGCTACAAGATGAAGCGTGCTCGGGCGGAGAAAGGTATGGaggtgacgcccctgccctcgcCGCGCCGCGTGGCTGTGCCTGTCTTGGTTAGGGACGGCAAACCGTGTCATGCGCTCAAAGCCCAGGACCTGGCTGCCGCCACCTTCCAGGCAGGCATCCCCTTTTCGGCCTACAGCGCGCAGTCACTGCAGCACATGCAATACAACGCCCAGTACAGCTCGGCCAGCACCCCCCAGTACCCAGCACACCCTCTAGTACAAGCCCAGCAGTGGACTTGGTGA